The DNA region GAGCTTTGCCCGGCGCTGGGGATCACCATCCCGGTCGGCAAAGATTCAATGTCGATGAAAACCCGCTGGCAGGAAGGCACCGAGCAGCGTGAGATGACCTCACCGCTGTCGCTGGTCATCACCGCCTTTGCGCGTGTCGAAGATGTCCGCCGCACGGTTACGCCACAGCTGCAGGCCGATCAGGATAACCTGCTGCTGCTGATCGATCTCGGCAACGGCGCGAACACGCTGGGCGCAACCGCGCTGTCGCAGGTCTATCGTCAGCTCGGCGACAAACCGGCCGACGTGCGCGATGCCACGCAGCTGGCCGGTTTCTTCAATGCGATTCAGGCGCTGGTTGCGGAGCAGAAACTGCTGGCCTATCACGACCGTTCCGACGGTGGTCTGCTGGTGACGCTGGCGGAGATGGCCTTTGCGGGTCACTGCGGCGTCGACGTGGATATCGCTTCGCTGGGCAGCGATGCCCTGGCCGCGCTGTTCACCGAAGAGCTGGGCGCGGTGATCCAGATCAACGCCGCCGATCGCGCAGTGGTTGAGCAGATCCTGGCGGATCACGGTCTGGCGGCCTGCACTCATCTGCTGGGCAGCGCACAGCCGGGCGATCGCTTCGTGATCCGTGCCGGAGAGAGCGCGGTGTACAGCGAAAGCCGGACCACGCTGCGCACCTGGTGGGCCGAAACCACCTGGCAGATGCAGCGCCTGCGCGACAACCCGGCGTGTGCCGATCAGGAGCACGAAGCGAAGAAAAACGACAGCGATCCTGGCCTGAACGTTCATCTGACCTTTAATCCGCAGGAAGATGTGGCGGCGCCGATGATCGCCACGGGCGCACGGCCAAAAGTGGCGGTGCTGCGTGAGCAGGGCGTTAACTCACATGTGGAGATGGCGGCCGCCTTTGATCGGGCCGGTTTCACCGCGATTGACGTGCACATGAGCGATCTGCTGGCCGGACGCCGCGATCTGGATGGCTTCCAGGCGCTGGTTGCCTGCGGCGGCTTCTCTTACGGCGACGTGCTGGGTGCCGGTGAAGGCTGGGCGAAATCGATTCTGTTTAACCCGCGCGTGCGTGATACCTTCGAAACCTTCTTCCACCGTCCGCAGACGCTGGCGCTGGGCGTCTGTAACGGCTGCCAGATGATGTCGAATCTGCGTGAGCTGATCCCGGGCAGCGACCTCTGGCCGCGCTTCGTTCGCAACCAGTCAGAGCGCTTTGAAGCGCGCTTCAGCCTGGTCGAAGTGGCCGCCAGTCCGTCGCTGCTGCTGGATGGCATGGCCGGTTCACACATGCCGATTGCCGTTTCGCACGGCGAAGGCTTTGTAGAGGTTCGTGACGCTGCGCATCTGGCGGCGCTGGAGTCGAAAGGCCTGGTAGCCCTGCGCTTCGTCGATAACTTCGGCAAGGTGACTGAAACCTATCCGGCCAACCCGAATGGCTCACCGAACGGCATCACCGCCGTGACCAACGAAAGTGGTCGCGTCACCATCATGATGCCGCATCCGGAGCGCGTGTTCCGTACCGTCAGCAACTCCTGGCATCCGGCAGAGTGGGGCGAGGATGGTCCGTGGATGCGCATCTTCCGCAATGCGCGCAGGCAGCTGGGGTAATCTCACCCGCTGAAAAAAACAGGAGGCCGCAGTGCCTCCTGTTTTTTTGTGATGCTGTTGGCAAATGGCGACAGCAGGCCAGGGTCACTGTCGCTGTATGGCGACATCTATCCCCTTGATTTTCAATGCCGGTGCCAGGCGTGCCAGTTTATGTCGCCTGACGGAGACAGATCGGACGACTGCCATGAGAATTTTCGCAATGCCCGCAGGGCAGGCTGATTCAATCTGCTGAAAAATATAATGATTTATTTTCTGGCACGGAACTTGCTATAATTCTGTCACTGCTCATTCACCTGTTTATGATTGCCCCGCCTGGCGGAAAAGAGCTCATAAAGCCCGAATGACGCACCAAACGGAGCCTGCCGTCCACCTGACCGATAATCGCTTGCGTTATCAACCACCGGACGTCACGTTGAGTAAGGCTCCACCCATTTTTACGCGATGCCTCACGCGTCGCGCCAGCGGCAGGCCATTGAGCCTGCCGTTTTCTTTTCTTCCCCTTTCTTCCGCCGACAGAGTCCGCTAGCATCCAGACAGCAAATTTCTGAGGAAACGGCTGCGTGAAAAAATGGCGTTTATTTCCCCGTTCGCTGCGTCAGCTGGTGCTGATGGCGTTTGTGCTCGTGCTGCTGCCCTTGCTGGTGCTGGCCTGGCAGGCGTGGGAGAGTCTCTCGGCGTTAAGCGAACAGGCTGCGGACACTAACCGCAACACCTTCACTGACGTGCGCAGAAGTGAGGCGATGGCACGAACGGCTGTTGAGCTGGAGCGCAGCTACCGCCAGTATTGCGTGCTGGATGACGCCTCGCTGGCGCGTCTCTATCAGACTCAGCACACCCGCTACAGTCAAATGCTGAACTCGCACAGCGCCAGCCTGCCCGAACTGCCGGTGTTCCGGATTCTGCAGGCGACCCTGCCGCTGCTGACACCGCTGCAATGTGATAACGGTAACCCGGTGCCGCGGGCCGCAGAGGCGCTGGACCGCTTCTCCGCCACCAACGCGCAGATGGTGCAGGATACGCGCGAGGTGGTCTTTTCGCGCGGCCTGCAACTACAGCGCGAAATCGCCGATCGCGGCCAGTTCTTCGGCTGGCAGGCGCTGATCCTGTTTATCATCAGTCTGGCGCTGATGCTGCTGTTTACCGGCATGATCATCGGCCCGGTTAAGCGCATCGAACGGATGATTAACCGGCTGGGAGAGGGACGGGAGCTAGGCAACAGCGTGAAATTCCGCGGCCCGCGTGAGCTGCGCTCGCTGGGGCAGCGCATCGTCTGGCTGAGCGAACGACTGCAGTGGCTGGAGTCGCAGCGTCACGAGTTTCTGCGCCATCTCTCTCACGAGCTGAAAACGCCGCTGGCCAGCCTGCGTGAAGGCACCGAGCTGCTGGCGGATGAAGTCGCCGGCGCGCTGAACGCCGACCAGAAAGAGGTGGTGACCATCCTCGACGGCAGCAGCCGCCACCTGCAGCGCCTGATCGAGCAGCTGCTGGATTACAACCGCAAGCTGGCGGATGGCCCGATTCAGCTGGAACCCGTCAGCGTGACGGAGATCGTGGAGAGCGTGGTAAACGCCCACGCGCTCTCAGCGCGTGCCAAACTGATGCAGACGGTGGTCGATCTCCGGGTCGCCCACTGCCTTGCCGAACCGACGTTACTGATGCGGGTCATCGATAACCTCTATTCGAACGCCGTGAACTACGGCAGCGAATCCGGTACCATCTGGCTGCGCAGTCAGCAGCAGGGCGATCGGATATGGATTGAGGTCGCAAACAGCGGAGCGCCGATTCCGCCGGAAGAGCAGGCGATGATTTTCGAGCCCTTCTTCCAGGGCAGCCAGCAGCGCAAAGGGCCGGTCAAAGGCAGCGGGCTGGGACTGAGTATTGCCAAAGATTGCCTGCGCCGGATGCACGGCGACCTGACGCTGGTCCCCTGCGAGCAGGCTGACGTCTGTTTTCGAATTGAACTGAACACCACAGCCGGGAATGTCTGACCGATGAAATATTTACCCGCTTTGCTGCTGAGCACGCTGCTGCTCTGCGGCTGTACGACCTCCCCGGCCACCTCCTCTCTGCCGTCAGGCCATCAGGTGGCGGAACCCGAGGTCAGAGTCGCTGATTATCTGGCGATCCGCTGCAGCGACCTGTGGCCGGTGGAGAAGGGCGAGGCGCTGGACAATCCCCTCTACTGGATGCGGGCGATCGACTGCGCGGAGCATCTTTCGCCCGCGGAAGCCCGGGCAGAAGCCCACCGCTGGCCGGCAGAGAACTGGTCGCGCGCCTTTAAGCAGGGCGTGCTGATGTCCAACGGCAACGTGACGCCCGTCGAGCGCCGTCGCTATGTGGAAACCCTGGATCGCTATAGCAGCGACTTCCCCTCCTCTTTGCGCCCGCTGATTCAGCTCTGGCGCAGCAACCAGACGGCGCAGCTCGACCTCAGCGAGGCGCGCACCCGCTATGCGCATCTTCAGCAGAGCAGCGATGCCCAGCTGGAGGCGACGCGCCAGCAGATGGTGAAACAGCAACAGCAACTCAGCGACACACAGCATAAGCTGGAGCGGCTGACTGACATTGAGCGTCAGCTCTCTTCACGCAAAGCGCCGGATGTCTCTGACAACGGTCACGGCACGGCACTGCCGCAGGATGAGGAACAGTAATGGTCAGACAGGCGGCAAAACTGCTGCTGGTGGATGACGATCCCAGCCTGCTCAAGCTGCTGGGAATGCGTCTGCGCAGCGAAGGTTATCAGGTCACCACGGCGGCCAGCGGGCCCGAAGCGTTACGTCTGCTGCAGAAAGAGAAAATCGAACTGGTGATCAGCGATCTGCGGATGGATGAAATGGATGGTCTGGCGCTGTTTGGCGAGATCCAGAAACGCCATACCGGTCTGCCGGTGATTATCCTGACCGCGCACGGCTCCATTCCGGACGCTGTTTCTGCTACCCAGCAGGGCGTCTTCAGCTTCCTGACCAAACCGGTGGATCGGGATGCGCTCTACAAAGCGATCGATGAGGCGCTGGCACAGCAGGCGCCGGTCAGCGACGACCGCTGGCGCGAGGCGATCGTCACCCGCAGCCCGCTGATGCTGCGGCTGCTGGAGCAGGCGCATATGGTGGCGCAGTCAGACGTCAGCGTGCTGATCAACGGCCAGAGCGGCACCGGTAAAGAGATGCTGGCACAGGCGATCCACGCCGCCAGCCCGCGCAACGGTAAACCCTTTGTGGCGATCAACTGCGGCGCGCTGCCGGAGCAGCTGCTGGAGTCCGAGCTGTTCGGACATGCGAAAGGGGCCTTTACCGGGGCGGTCAGCGCCCGTGACGGCCTGTTTAAAACCGCAGGCGGCGGCACGCTGTTTCTGGATGAGATCGGCGACATGCCCCAGCCGCTGCAGGTGAAGCTTCTGCGGGTGTTGCAGGAGCGCAAGGTGAGGCCGCTGGGCAGCGACCACGACATCGACATCGATGTGCGCATTATCTCCGCGACGCACCGCGATCTGCCCAGGGCGATGGAGAAAAAAGAGTTCCGCGAAGATCTCTTCTACCGCCTCAACGTGGTGAACCTGAAAATCCCGGCGCTGCATCAGCGAACGGAAGATATCCCGCTGCTGGCGAATCATCTGCTGCGCCAGGCCGCGGAGCGCCATAAACCGCAGGTGCGCAGCTTTTCGGTCGACGCGATGAAGCGCCTGATGGCCGCCAGCTGGCCGGGCAACGTTCGCCAGCTGGTAAACGTGATTGAGCAGTGCGTTGCGCTCAGCTCATCGCCGGTGATCAGCGATGCGCTGGTGGAGCAGGCGTTAAGTGGCGAAAACAGCGCCTTGCCGACCTTCGCGGAGGCCCGCAATCAGTTCGAGCTGAACTATCTGCGAAAACTGCTGCAGATGACCAAAGGCAATGTCACCAACGCCGCACGCCTGGCCGGACGCAATCGCACCGAGTTCTATAAGCTGCTGTCCCGCCATGAACTGGATGCCAGTGATTTCAAAGAGTAGCCTGGCCAAACTCCGCACGCGGGCGGGGTGCCCGGATGGGATTGCGGTACCCGGCGTAGTCTGACAGCGCTTGCGGCCGCCCGAAGAATCCCGGATATTACCGCCCGACAGCGCCAGCAACATTTATACTTGATATACCCTCTGACCATGGAGGGAGTGAAAAAGGGTCTGACATGAAAAAGATTGATGCGATTATTAAACCATTCAAACTCGATGATGTTCGTGAAGCCTTAGCGGAAGTGGGCATCACCGGGATGACCGTGAGCGAAGTGAAAGGCTTTGGCCGTCAGAAAGGGCACACCGAGCTGTATCGCGGCGCAGAATATATGGTCGATTTTTTACCGAAAGTGAAAATCGAGATGGTGGTTGGCGACGATATCGTTGATACCTGCGTCGAGACCATTATGCGCACTGCGCAGACCGGCAAAATCGGTGACGGTAAGATCTTTGTCTTCGACGTGGCGCGCGTTGTGCGTATCCGTACCGGCGAGGAGGACGAAGAGGCGATCTGATTTCCTCTTCGGCAGAACAAAAAAAGCCCGCGCTGCGGGCTTTTTTTATGGGGTCATCACATCCCTTTGTGCGGGCCAAAGAGTTCGTAGTGGATACGCGGCGCGGCGACACCGGCATCACGCAGCTGCGCCACCACATGCTGCATAAAGGGCAGCGGGCCACAGAGGTAAAAGTGCGTTTCGGGTGAGGCGAGCCGCCCGGAGAGCTGGCTGATATCCATCACGCCCTGCGCATCATAGCGACCGGCATCCTCCGCCGTGGGATGGCGATACCAGACCCGGCTGACGAAATCGCTGAGCGGGGCGCCCGTGTCGCGCACTTCTTCTGCAAAGGCGTGCTGTTTGCCATTCTCCGCCGCGTGCAGCCAGCTGACAGACGCCGCATGGTGAGCGGCCGCCAGCGCATGCAGCATCGCCAGCATCGGCGTCTGCCCGACGCCCGCAGAGATCAGCGCCACCGGGGTGAGCGGCTCGATATCCAGGAAGAAGTCGCCGTGCGGCGCGGCCAGCTGCAGCACATCGCCCACCCTGCCGTGCTCATGCAGCCAGCCGGAGACCGTACCCTGCGGCTCGCGTTTTACCGCGATACGATAATCCTGGCCGTTGCTGAGGTGCGTCAGTGAATACTGACGAATCTGGTGATGATCGAAGCTGGCGGGCTGCAGATGCACCGTCAGATACTGGCCCGGTTTAAAGGCGGCAACCGGGCCGCCACCGACCGGCGCAAAGGTAAAACTCTTGATCGCTTCGCTCTGCGGCTCGATGGCGCTGATGCGAAAGGCGCGGGTGCCGCGCCAGCCGCCAGGCTGCTGTTCCGTCGCCTGATAGATCTCCGCTTCCCGCCTGATAAACAGATCCGCCAGCACGCCATAGGCCCGTCCCCATGCCGCCAGCACCTCATCGCCCGGATTCAGCAGCGCCTCAATGGTCGCCAGCAGGTTCTCGCCAACGATGGCGTACTGCTCAGGCTGAATATTCAGGCTGGTGTGCTTCTGGGCGATCTTCTCCACCGCAGGCCGCAGCACGGCCAGACTCTCCAGATTGGCGCCGTAGGCGCAGATCGCATTGAACAGCGCTTCACGCTGATCGCCGTTACGCTGGTTGTTCATGTTAAAGACATTTTTGAGTTCCGGATGGCGCGACAGCATGCGGTCATAAAAGTGTGCCGTCAGCGCCGGGCCGCAGGCGGCAATGGCTGGCAGGGTCGATTTAACGGTGGCGATAGTCTGTGCATCAAGCATAAAAAGAGCCTCACAGTAAAAGATGTATTTTAAATGCATCTTATGGCGGCACGGCCCATCCTGTAAATATGAAGATCGTTTTTCCGGCCAACAGAGTGGCAACTTTTATGTGCATTTAACTAAAAGGGCGCGCACTGGCTGGCGTTAAACGCCGGGCGGCAGGCGGGGGAAAAGGTGTAAAAAAGCGGTGCCAGTCGCCAGCCAATCGTTTGCGTAAAAAGAGGCGGTTCACCCTACCTTCACCTGTTAAAACGGTTTACACTGTGGGCCTTCGCCCCTGAAGAGGGGTAAATACCGTCAGAAAGTTAGCTGAGTCAGGAGATCCGGATGTTAAAGCGTGATATGAACATTGCCGATTACGATGCCGAGTTATGGCAGGCAATGGAGCAGGAGACAGTGCGTCAGGAAGAGCACATTGAACTGATTGCTTCTGAAAACTACACCAGCCCGCGTGTTATGCAGGCGCAGGGTTCTCAGCTCACCAACAAATACGCTGAAGGTTATCCGGGCAAACGCTACTACGGCGGTTGTGAATACGTTGATATCGTTGAGCAACTGGCTATCGACCGCGCTAAAGCGCTGTTTGGTGCCGATTACGCTAACGTGCAGCCACACTCCGGTTCCCAGGCTAACTTCGCGGTTTACACGGCGCTGCTGCAGCCGGGCGATACCATTCTTGGCATGAACCTGGCGCACGGTGGACACCTGACCCACGGCTCACCGGTTAACCTGTCAGGCAAACTTTATAACGTCGTGGCTTACGGTATCGATGAAGCCGGTAAGATTGACTACGATGAGCTGGCTGAACTGGCGAAAACCCACAAGCCAAAAATGATCGTGGGCGGCTTCTCGGCTTACTCCGGCGTCTGCGACTGGGCGAAAATGCGCGAGATCGCGGACAGCGTCGGCGCATGGCTGTTCGTCGATATGGCTCACGTTGCCGGTCTGGTGGCCGCTGAGGTCTACCCAAGCCCGATCCCGCATGCGCATATCGTGACCTCCACCACCCACAAAACCCTGGCGGGTCCGCGCGGCGGCATCATCCTGGCAAAAAACGGCGACGAAGATTTCTACAAGAAACTGAACTCGGCGGTCTTCCCTGGCGGGCAGGGTGGTCCTCTGATGCACGTTATCGCCGGTAAAGCCGTTGCCTTCAAAGAGGCGATGGAGCCGGAATTCAAAACCTACCAGCAGCAGGTGGCAAAAAACGCCAAAGCGATGGTGGAGGTGCTGATCGCGCGCGGCTACGACATCGTTTCGGGCGGCACGCACAACCATCTGTTCCTGATCGATCTGGTGAGCAAAAACCTGACCGGTAAAGAGGCGGATGCGGCGCTGGGCCGTGCCAACATCACCGTGAACAAAAACAGCGTGCCAAACGATCCGAAAAGCCCGTTTGTCACCTCCGGTATCCGTATCGGTACGCCGGCAGTGACCCGTCGCGGCTTTAAAGAAGCCGACGTGCGTGAGCTGGCGGGCTGGATCGCCGACGTGCTGGACAACATCAATGACGAAGCGACCATTGAGCGCACCAAACAGAAAGTGCTGGATATCTGCAGCCGTCTGCCGGTCTACGCCTGATCGATAACCCGTTGTGACACCGTATAAAAAGGATGGCATCTGCCATCCTTTTTTATTGCCTGTCCCGCGGCGCTCTGCCAGAGTAGCGCCCACTTATGCTGCCATGCGGCACACCTGCTGGAGGGAATATGGCAATCGCGTCTGCCAGATGGCTCGGACTGGGCTACTTCACATACTTCTTCTGTTACGGCATCTACCTGCCATTCTGGGGCGTCTGGCTGAAAGGCACCGGGCTGGATGCGGAAAAGATCGGCCTGCTATTGGGCTGCGGCATGGTGGCGCGTTTTGTCGGCAGCCTGCTGATCGCCTCTCAGGTCCGCAACCCTGGGCGGCTGATCACCGCACTGCGCCTGCTGGCGCTGATGACCTGCCTGTCTGCCGCCGGTTTCTGGGCAGGGGAGCAGTGGATGTGGCTGCTGACCGTGATGATCGGCTTTAACCTCTTCTTTTCGCCACTGGTGCCGCTCAGCGATGCGCTGGCCGCCACCTGGACGCAGCAGATTGGCCTGGCGTACGGGCCGGTCAGGTTGTGGGGATCGCTGGCCTTTGTCGTCAGCTCGGCGTTAACCGGCATGCTGGTCAGCGCTTACTCCTCTCAGGCGATCCTGCAGCTGCTGTCCGCTGGCGTCATCGCCATGCTGGGCGGCATGATGCTGAACCCCGTCACGCAGCCGCAGGGCAGCGAACGGCAGAGCGCCGCAGGCGGCGGCTGGGCGGTCTGGCGCGACCTGCTGCGGGAAAATGCGGTCTGGCGATTCATGCTCTGCGTGACGCTGCTGCAGGGCGCACATGCCGCCTATTACGGCTTCAGTGCAATCTGGTGGCAGGAGAGCGGCTATTCTGCCTCGATGGTGGGCTATCTCTGGTCGCTGGGCGTGGTGGCGGAAATCATCGTTTTCGCCCTGAGCAACCGTCTGTTCCGCCGCTGGAGCGCGCGCGATCTGCTGCTGCTCTCGGGCGTCTGTGCGCTGATCCGCTGGAGCCTGCTGGGAGCCAGCACTGCGCTGCCGCTGCTGGTTGTGGCGCAGATTCTCCACTGCGGCAGCTTCACCGTCTGTCATCTGGCGGCGATGCGCTTTATCGCGGCGCGGCAGGGCGCAGAGGTGATCCGGCTGCAGTCGCTCTATTCGGCGCTGGCGATGGGCGGTGGGATTGCGATCATGACCATGATCTGTGGGGTTCTGTTTGCCCATCTGCAGGGGCATCTCTTCTGGGTGATGGCACTGGTCGCGCTGCCTGCGCTGTTTCTGCGTCCGGGTTACGATTCCAGCAAATAGCGAATCCGCTGCTGATGATGCAGCGTCAGCGGCAGTTCAGCATGCACCAGCGGCGGAGAGAACAGCGGCAGGGAGGTCGGGTAGGGTGAGATGATGATGTCCACGTCCCGCGGTGCGCCCTCCCGCTGAAACAGTTTCACATCCTGATAGGTGATGTTGACGGGCAGCAGGGTAATCTCGCGGATCTGCTGCTCAACATCCTGTTCCAGTTCGGCATCGTCGCCGGTCAGCAGCAGCACCTGCTTCTCCTGCAGCGCGCTGCCCTGCATCAGCCAGGCACCAAAGATAACGGTGACGAGGCTGACCTCTTCCTGAGAAAACGTCACCTGATAGTGCTGCTCAAACCGCTGCAGCGCCTGCTGCGTGGTGCGCAGCAGCCGGGGATAGAGGCGGCTGACATCCAGGGCCACGCTATTATCGATACCGATAGTGAAATGGGTGCGGTCCAGCGCCTGGGTCAGATGAGGGTAGAGTTGATGAAGCAGTTCATCACGGTTGGCAAAGGTGACCCCGGCGCACTGCTCAAAGTCATCGATCAGCTGCTGAGTCGCCTGCATGAGCTGCTCTTCCGCAGGATGGGCAACCGTCTCCACGCCAGGCGTATGGATCTGGCTGAACAGCAGCGTCCAGAAATCCGTCTCACTGACGGGCGGCGCAGGATGGCAGCGTTTTCGCCAGTGATGAATGACATCCTCCGCGGCCTGTCGTTCCGCTTTATGCTGCAGCCATGCGCGCTGGGTTTCACTGAACAGCACCGGCTGACGCTGACACAGGCCATACTTCATATAGATCTGCAAAAACAGCCGATCGCGATCGCTGAAATCACGCTTCATGCGCAGGCTGCAGTGCTGGATAAGTGCCTGCAGATTGGTCTCATCCCACAGCGCTTTCTCAATCTTCATCACTCTAAGACGCTGACGCAAAGGCGCGGCAAACTGCTCGCAGACGAAATCCGGCGACAGACGCAGACTGCGTCGCAGGTTGTGCAGAAGACAAAGGCGTCGATCCAACTCTGTACCATGAAGGCGAAAGCTGCCATCGACCATCTGGTGCAATTCCAGCTGGTGATATCGCTGTATCTCAAGGCCCACATCCGCGATATCCTGTCGGGCAACAGCAGGATCGACGCCATTCAGCTGGCAGACTTTCTCAAGTGTAAGCGCGGGTGATGGCAGAAATAGCAGTAATAAAAGATGGCACTGACGCTGTGAACGGGTGAAGAGTGGTGCCAAAGGGGTAGCAGAACTCATCAATCAGATTTCCAGCAGGCTATTTTGAGCTAAGAATAGTCAACCCCGTTAGCCGTTGCGCGGTTTACGCGGTTTATTTGCCGGAGGTTTAAGGCGGGTCACAAAATTTTGTTACCTGTGGATCCTTTTCATCGGGAACGTTACTTTATAACATTATGAAACGTGCATTTTTTCTTTTGCTGATGACCGTGAGTCCGGCTCTGCTGGCCCATCCACACAGCTTCATCGACATGAAAACCGAGCTGGTGGCGAAGGATGATACCTTTACCGGCCTGAAAATGATCTGGACCATGGATGAGATTACCTCTGCCGACCTGCTGTATGACGCGGGCGAGGCGAAGCCTGGTAGCGTGGTGTGGAAGAAGCTGGCGGCGGAGGTGATGGCCAACGTGCTGGGACAGCACTACTTTTCGGAAATCTGGCACAACCAACAGCGGGTAAAGTTTTTGAATCTGCCAACGGAATACAACCTGTCGCGCAGCGGCCACAAGGCGGTGCTGGAGTTCATTCTGCCGCTGGCGGAACCGCCGACGCTGACCGGACAGCGCTTTGAGATCCTGACCTTCGATCCCACCTATTTTGTCGATATGTTCTATGACAATGCGGGCGCGCTGACCCTGCCAGCAGCGCTGCAGACGCGCTGCCGGTTTACGCTGAATACGCCAAAGCCTGACGACTCGCTGAAGCAGTATGCGCTGTCACTGGACAAGGCGGACGCACCGGCTGAAGAACTCGATCTGGGTCGTCAGTTTGCGCAGACGGTGGTGCTGACATGTCAGTGATCTCCCCGTCGCGCCAGGTGGCCCGGCGCTGGCCACTCTGGCTGATGGCGGCACTGTTTATCAGCGCGGCGGGGCTGGTCTGGCTCAGCTGGCCGCAGATTCTGCTGCAGAGCGTGCTGTGGCAGAAAGATCTGCACCGGCAGATGACCTGGCTGCTCCAGCAGGTGGCGGAGCAGCCCCATCAGGCCGGTCTTTCACTGGTGATCTTCAGCCTGCTCTATGGCGTACTGCACGCGCTGGGGCCGGGCCACGGTAAAGTGGTGATCACCACCTTTCTGGCAACCCATCCGAGTCGCGTAAAAACCAGTATCAGACTCACGCTGCTCGCCTCCCTGCTGCAGGGCTCGGTGGCGATCGCCCTGGTGACGGTGATGCTGGTGCTGCTGAAAACCTCGTCGCGCCAGCTGCATCTCAGCAGTTTCTGGCTGGAGAAGGGCAGTTACCTGCTGGTGACAGGCCTGGGGATCGTGATGGGGTATCGGGCGCTGCGGGCGCTGTGGCGGGCGCTGCGTCCGCCAGCGGCCTCGCCGTTTCGCGCGTTCCAGCCGCTGGCGCCACATTCTCCTCACCACGAGCACGGTGATCAGTGCGGGTGCGGGCATGCACACCTGCCGACTCCGCAGCAGATGAGCGGCAATGTCAGCGTGAAAACTCAGCTGCTGGTGGTGGTGTCGATGGGGCTGCGCCCCTGTTCCGGCGCGATTATGATGCTGCTGTTTGCCAAAGTGATCGGGGTCTATCTCTGGGGCGTTCTCTCTGCGGCGGTGATGGCGCTGGGCACGGCGCTGACGATTTCGGCCATTGGTCTGCTGGTTCAGCAGGCGCGTACGGTGGCACAGCGGCTGGCGCAGCCGCGCGAAGCGGCCGGAA from Pantoea deleyi includes:
- a CDS encoding nickel/cobalt transporter; this translates as MSVISPSRQVARRWPLWLMAALFISAAGLVWLSWPQILLQSVLWQKDLHRQMTWLLQQVAEQPHQAGLSLVIFSLLYGVLHALGPGHGKVVITTFLATHPSRVKTSIRLTLLASLLQGSVAIALVTVMLVLLKTSSRQLHLSSFWLEKGSYLLVTGLGIVMGYRALRALWRALRPPAASPFRAFQPLAPHSPHHEHGDQCGCGHAHLPTPQQMSGNVSVKTQLLVVVSMGLRPCSGAIMMLLFAKVIGVYLWGVLSAAVMALGTALTISAIGLLVQQARTVAQRLAQPREAAGTSRLIMPLLTLTGSLILIVAGVALWQAARLTPAGGIRPF
- a CDS encoding DUF1007 family protein, encoding MKRAFFLLLMTVSPALLAHPHSFIDMKTELVAKDDTFTGLKMIWTMDEITSADLLYDAGEAKPGSVVWKKLAAEVMANVLGQHYFSEIWHNQQRVKFLNLPTEYNLSRSGHKAVLEFILPLAEPPTLTGQRFEILTFDPTYFVDMFYDNAGALTLPAALQTRCRFTLNTPKPDDSLKQYALSLDKADAPAEELDLGRQFAQTVVLTCQ
- the csiE gene encoding stationary phase inducible protein CsiE, with amino-acid sequence MSSATPLAPLFTRSQRQCHLLLLLFLPSPALTLEKVCQLNGVDPAVARQDIADVGLEIQRYHQLELHQMVDGSFRLHGTELDRRLCLLHNLRRSLRLSPDFVCEQFAAPLRQRLRVMKIEKALWDETNLQALIQHCSLRMKRDFSDRDRLFLQIYMKYGLCQRQPVLFSETQRAWLQHKAERQAAEDVIHHWRKRCHPAPPVSETDFWTLLFSQIHTPGVETVAHPAEEQLMQATQQLIDDFEQCAGVTFANRDELLHQLYPHLTQALDRTHFTIGIDNSVALDVSRLYPRLLRTTQQALQRFEQHYQVTFSQEEVSLVTVIFGAWLMQGSALQEKQVLLLTGDDAELEQDVEQQIREITLLPVNITYQDVKLFQREGAPRDVDIIISPYPTSLPLFSPPLVHAELPLTLHHQQRIRYLLES